The region CCCCGTCCTCTACTGCGACGACGACGACTGCCGTCGCCAGTTCGGCCCAGTAGTAGCGCTTCGTGCTCCCGTCGGGTTGCTCTACGAGGTCGTACCCGCCGGTGAACCACGGCGTCTCGTACTCCGTCTCCGACGCCACGACGGGCCACTCGGGCTCCGAAAGCGACTCGTGTCTCCGTCCGTCCTCGGCCATGGTGGCCGTCACTCGGCGCGCGTCCTTAGTTCCACTCGCGACCGGTCGGCGTCACGCCCCGTTCGGCGCGTCCGCCCCGTCGGACGCTCTCGGTTCGTCGCCGTCCCGTCTGTCGTCGCCGTCCTCACCTTCCGCGTCGTCCCCCTCGAACCGCGGCCGGTAGAGGCGGGCGAACGCCCGCCTGCGGAGCGTTCCGACGGCGGCCTCGCGTTCGTTCTGGAACGTGGCGGCGACGACTTCGCCGGCGAACGGCGCGGCGTGCCAGACGACGCGTTCGACCGACGGACTGCCGAGTTCCGTCACCTCGTACTCCGGGTGCTCCTCGCACCACGCGTCGAACTCCTCGCGGGTGCCGACGGTGACGGCGAGACGCTCCGCGAACAGCACGTTCCGGGCCGTCTCCACCACGTCGCCGGTCACCCGGTCGCGGTACTCCTCGCGGTCGAACTCCATCGCCTTCGCCACCTCGCGGACGACCGACTGCGCGGTCGGTCCGGCCGATTCGAACGCCGCCTCGGCGGCCGACTCGCTCTCCGGTTCGAGGCTCCCTTCGGTCTCCATGCGTCTTCGTCTCCCGCGCGGTCACTAACCGCTTTCCGTCGCCGCCGCGGGCGATGCGCCGAGAGAAGAGTCCGTCCGCGTCGGCCGCCTCGCGTCCGCGCCGCCGGTCACTCGTCGTCCGTTCGGCCGCCGTCTTCGTCCGCGGCGCGTTCTTCGCGCATCCGCTCTGTCATCTCTCTTGCCTCCTGCAGGACGGCGCGCGCCTCGTCGTCGAGCGTTTCGCCGCCCATCCCGGCGGCGGCCGACGCGTTGAATCCGGGGTTCTCGGCTCCGCCCTCGAAGGGCGACCCGTGGTCGTGTCCCGTGCGGCCGTGTCCGCCGTGGTCGTGGACGGTGTCCTCGAACA is a window of Halopelagius longus DNA encoding:
- a CDS encoding DUF5809 family protein, yielding METEGSLEPESESAAEAAFESAGPTAQSVVREVAKAMEFDREEYRDRVTGDVVETARNVLFAERLAVTVGTREEFDAWCEEHPEYEVTELGSPSVERVVWHAAPFAGEVVAATFQNEREAAVGTLRRRAFARLYRPRFEGDDAEGEDGDDRRDGDEPRASDGADAPNGA
- a CDS encoding DUF5810 domain-containing protein, which gives rise to MYDGRQRTTMGYACPVCDTPQRDAEHLANHVAFTAMLHGDEHETWLDDHVPEWSSTNADELGPVVAEYAEETEYEEVFEDTVHDHGGHGRTGHDHGSPFEGGAENPGFNASAAAGMGGETLDDEARAVLQEAREMTERMREERAADEDGGRTDDE